The following are encoded together in the Pirellulales bacterium genome:
- a CDS encoding pyridoxal phosphate-dependent aminotransferase has protein sequence MPAVSQLVQSLEPSATLAMAAKAKELTAAGNTVYDFSVGEPDFTTPDHICQAAIQAMRDGHTHYTVASGIPELKSAVAKAYEAAHGLKYTPAQVVISNGAKHSLHNAFTCLCNPGDEVLIPAPFWVSYAELVKLTGARPVIIATDEAHDFKLTPAQLRAALTQRSTILLLCSPSNPTGSMYTPEELGALADIVLERNLTVISDEIYERLVYGNHRFASFPTVRPGLAERTIVVNGVSKAYAMTGWRIGWTLAPVNISKAMADLQSQETSNPCSISQYAALAAITGPQACVGEMLAEFAKRRDYVRERINQIPGLSCPEMGGAFYAFMNISKFLNKTYAGARVENSAQWCLTLLEQQGVATVMGSAFGAEGYARMSFATSLDVIRQGFDRIEAFLKSAE, from the coding sequence ATGCCCGCTGTGTCGCAGTTGGTCCAATCCCTCGAACCGTCCGCCACCCTGGCCATGGCCGCCAAGGCCAAGGAACTAACCGCCGCCGGTAATACCGTCTACGACTTTAGCGTGGGCGAGCCAGATTTCACCACCCCCGACCATATTTGCCAGGCCGCCATCCAGGCGATGCGGGACGGGCATACGCATTACACCGTGGCCAGCGGGATACCCGAGTTAAAATCCGCCGTGGCAAAGGCTTATGAAGCAGCCCATGGGCTAAAGTACACCCCCGCGCAGGTGGTGATTAGCAATGGTGCCAAGCATTCCTTGCATAATGCGTTTACCTGCTTGTGCAATCCCGGGGACGAGGTGCTGATTCCCGCCCCCTTTTGGGTTAGTTACGCCGAACTGGTCAAGCTGACGGGGGCGCGGCCGGTCATCATCGCCACCGATGAAGCCCACGACTTTAAGCTGACGCCCGCGCAACTCCGCGCGGCGCTGACCCAGCGGTCGACCATTTTGTTGCTTTGTTCCCCCAGCAACCCCACCGGTTCCATGTACACACCGGAAGAACTGGGGGCCTTGGCGGACATTGTGTTGGAACGAAACCTGACGGTGATCAGCGATGAGATTTATGAGCGGCTGGTGTATGGCAATCATCGATTTGCCAGCTTTCCCACGGTGCGACCAGGATTGGCGGAGCGCACGATCGTGGTGAATGGCGTGAGCAAGGCCTATGCCATGACCGGTTGGCGGATCGGCTGGACGCTGGCGCCCGTCAATATCTCCAAGGCGATGGCCGACCTGCAAAGCCAAGAGACCAGCAACCCCTGTAGCATTAGCCAATACGCCGCCTTGGCCGCGATCACCGGCCCGCAAGCCTGCGTCGGCGAGATGCTGGCGGAGTTTGCTAAACGACGCGATTATGTGCGCGAGCGGATCAACCAAATCCCGGGACTATCCTGCCCCGAAATGGGGGGGGCGTTTTACGCATTTATGAATATCAGTAAATTTTTAAACAAAACCTATGCCGGCGCGCGGGTGGAAAACTCGGCCCAATGGTGCCTGACGCTGTTGGAGCAACAGGGGGTCGCCACGGTGATGGGCTCGGCCTTTGGGGCGGAGGGTTACGCGCGAATGAGCTTTGCGACCAGTCTAGATGTCATCCGCCAGGGCTTTGACCGGATCGAGGCGTTTCTTAAAAGCGCGGAGTAG
- a CDS encoding adenine-specific methyltransferase EcoRI family protein has protein sequence MAKKRSITKPGTRSSASNNSKHQDVNAVPSSSKSLNRSLGDAKRAKQDEFYTQYVDIQKEVEAYLEFNPDTFRDKIVYCNCDDPFESNFFKYFAANFNKLGLKKLITTSYDGSPIAGQGLLFPEYDQGDNTRPRPHSIAIAVEIEEVTDLNGDGATGIDDVKLFLERNAHSRTPLKGGGDFRSAECVELLKQADIVVTNPPFSLFREYVAQLVEHRKKFLIIGNQNAITYKEIFPLIKENKLWLGVDNGGTKWFQVKEDYDIQTESRKKIVNGVKYFSMGSIVWFTNLDHGRRHQRLPLMTTTENLKFSRNIKGKAAYDRYDNYEAIEVPSFREIPSDYDGVMGVPITFLDKYNPEQFEIIGATESEGKGFSNGLWLGNTAQALVKGERVYKRLFIRHRNLSTKGLKKK, from the coding sequence ATGGCGAAGAAAAGATCAATCACCAAACCTGGCACACGCAGCAGTGCATCCAACAATTCTAAGCATCAGGATGTTAATGCGGTCCCATCTTCATCCAAATCGCTAAACCGTAGCCTGGGTGACGCCAAGCGCGCCAAGCAGGACGAGTTCTATACACAGTACGTTGACATCCAGAAGGAAGTCGAAGCCTATCTCGAGTTCAACCCTGACACTTTCAGAGACAAAATCGTCTACTGCAACTGTGACGACCCATTCGAGAGCAACTTCTTCAAGTACTTCGCGGCTAACTTCAACAAGCTCGGCCTCAAGAAACTAATCACCACCAGCTACGATGGTTCTCCCATCGCCGGACAGGGCCTTTTGTTCCCGGAATATGATCAGGGTGATAACACGCGCCCACGGCCACACTCGATCGCCATCGCCGTAGAGATCGAGGAAGTGACCGACCTCAATGGCGATGGCGCTACGGGTATAGACGATGTAAAGCTCTTTTTGGAGCGAAATGCCCACAGCCGCACCCCCCTTAAGGGCGGGGGTGACTTCCGCAGCGCTGAATGTGTCGAATTGCTCAAACAGGCGGACATCGTTGTCACCAACCCGCCGTTCTCGCTATTTCGGGAGTATGTGGCGCAGCTTGTGGAGCATAGAAAGAAGTTCCTAATCATCGGAAATCAGAACGCCATAACATACAAGGAAATCTTCCCTCTCATTAAGGAAAACAAGTTGTGGCTTGGAGTCGACAACGGGGGTACGAAGTGGTTTCAAGTGAAAGAAGACTACGATATACAGACTGAATCTCGTAAGAAGATTGTGAACGGTGTTAAATACTTCAGCATGGGAAGCATCGTGTGGTTCACTAATTTGGACCACGGTCGGCGTCATCAAAGGCTGCCACTCATGACCACGACTGAGAATTTAAAGTTTAGTCGGAATATCAAAGGCAAAGCCGCTTACGATCGATACGACAATTACGAGGCGATCGAGGTTCCATCCTTTAGAGAGATCCCCAGCGATTACGACGGTGTAATGGGTGTTCCAATCACATTCCTCGACAAATATAACCCTGAGCAATTCGAAATCATTGGGGCAACCGAAAGCGAAGGCAAAGGATTTTCAAATGGACTGTGGCTAGGAAATACGGCACAAGCCTTAGTCAAGGGCGAGAGAGTCTATAAACGACTATTCATCAGACATCGCAACTTGTCCACCAAGGGGTTGAAGAAAAAGTGA
- a CDS encoding DUF262 domain-containing protein: MKTTLQTDITVAKICEGFVYNQLEGKGLFGLGGKLTIQPEYQRNYIYADGGGKKEQGVIESILKGYPLGLIYFNKVAADKFEVLDGQQRITSIGRFVTDKFAIMENANPKIFSSLPSDQQKRIRDSKLLIYECEGTETEIKEWFKTINIAGVPLNEQELLNAVYSGPFVTKAKEEFSNSQNANILKWSAYIKGSANRQEFLEQALEWVSKGNIGAYMSAHRNQKNINELKTYFNAVIDWVSTVFNEVRSEMRGLEWGRLYETYHHQSYNPAKVEAAVEKLMADEYVSNRKGIFEYVLGGSTDKKLLAVRVFDEKTKKVAYTKQTQEVKGKNKSNCPLCAVSDNANKARIYDFEEMDADHVSAWSKGGESSAKNCEMLCTTHNRAKGNR, translated from the coding sequence GTGAAAACCACGCTGCAAACCGACATCACTGTCGCCAAAATCTGCGAAGGCTTCGTCTACAACCAACTGGAAGGCAAGGGCCTGTTCGGCCTTGGCGGAAAGCTTACGATTCAGCCAGAGTACCAGCGCAACTATATCTACGCCGACGGTGGAGGCAAGAAAGAGCAGGGGGTCATCGAATCGATATTGAAGGGGTATCCGCTGGGGCTGATATACTTCAACAAGGTGGCAGCGGACAAGTTCGAGGTGCTCGACGGCCAGCAGCGCATCACCAGCATAGGGCGGTTCGTTACCGACAAGTTTGCGATCATGGAGAACGCAAATCCTAAGATTTTCAGCAGCCTGCCCTCCGATCAGCAGAAGAGGATTCGCGACTCAAAGCTGCTGATCTATGAATGCGAGGGGACTGAGACAGAGATCAAGGAGTGGTTTAAGACAATCAACATTGCTGGCGTGCCGCTGAATGAACAAGAATTGCTCAACGCAGTCTATTCTGGCCCATTTGTCACCAAGGCCAAAGAAGAGTTCAGTAACAGTCAGAACGCGAATATCTTGAAGTGGAGCGCGTACATCAAGGGTAGCGCGAACCGGCAGGAGTTTCTTGAGCAGGCGCTGGAGTGGGTGAGTAAGGGGAACATCGGCGCGTACATGAGCGCGCATCGTAATCAGAAGAACATCAACGAATTAAAAACTTACTTCAATGCGGTGATTGATTGGGTTTCGACGGTGTTCAACGAAGTGCGTTCAGAGATGCGCGGCTTGGAATGGGGCCGGCTTTACGAAACTTATCACCACCAGAGCTACAATCCTGCGAAGGTCGAGGCCGCCGTCGAAAAACTTATGGCCGATGAATACGTCAGCAACCGCAAAGGAATTTTCGAATATGTGTTGGGCGGATCAACCGACAAGAAGCTCCTCGCCGTCCGCGTGTTCGACGAGAAGACGAAGAAGGTTGCGTACACCAAGCAGACACAGGAGGTGAAGGGGAAGAATAAATCAAACTGCCCACTGTGCGCCGTGAGCGACAATGCGAACAAAGCAAGAATCTATGATTTTGAAGAGATGGACGCGGACCACGTATCGGCGTGGAGTAAAGGGGGCGAAAGTTCGGCTAAGAACTGCGAGATGCTTTGCACCACCCATAATCGTGCCAAAGGTAATCGATAA
- a CDS encoding aminotransferase class I/II-fold pyridoxal phosphate-dependent enzyme translates to MDQRTDNPRDDIRPFKIEVADRVKRLPPYLFARINAKKYQMRRDGLDVIDLGMGNPSDPPQDLVVEKLIEAVRDPKNHGYSKALGIQNLRREVAAKYARKYGVRLDPESETVVCLGSKEGFSHMLLALLGPGDTAIVPAPFFPVHVHGVNLAGAHAITLEVSDSEKFLSNIAYTCEHLYPKPKLLIVNYPHNPSAVTVEPEFFVDVVRLAKKYGFMVISDFAYGDVAFDGYQPPSFLSAPGAKDVGVEFTTMSKGYNMAGWRVGFCSGNAEMVRALGTIKTYYDYGMFTAIQIAAIVALRHTDAAVEGQSKIYQHRRDVLADGLRRHGWEINLPRAGMFIWAKVPEPWASQMNTMDFAGKLLDEGHVAVSPGSGFGPAGEGYLRLALVENENRLRQAARQIGRCLLGEKAASVGANQGE, encoded by the coding sequence ATGGATCAACGCACCGACAACCCCCGCGACGACATCCGCCCCTTTAAAATTGAGGTGGCCGACCGTGTCAAGCGGCTGCCGCCGTATCTGTTTGCCCGCATCAATGCCAAAAAATATCAAATGCGGCGCGATGGGCTGGACGTGATCGACCTGGGGATGGGAAACCCCAGCGACCCCCCGCAGGACCTGGTCGTGGAGAAACTGATCGAAGCGGTCCGCGACCCAAAAAACCACGGCTATAGCAAGGCCCTGGGAATTCAAAACCTGCGCCGCGAAGTCGCCGCCAAGTACGCCCGCAAGTATGGCGTGCGGCTCGATCCCGAGTCCGAGACCGTGGTCTGCCTGGGGAGCAAAGAGGGCTTTAGCCACATGCTGCTCGCGCTGCTAGGGCCGGGAGATACGGCCATTGTCCCCGCGCCGTTCTTTCCGGTGCATGTGCATGGCGTGAATCTAGCCGGGGCGCATGCGATCACGCTGGAAGTCTCCGACAGCGAAAAGTTTCTCTCAAATATCGCCTACACCTGCGAGCATCTGTATCCCAAGCCCAAACTGCTGATTGTGAACTATCCGCACAATCCCTCGGCCGTGACGGTCGAGCCGGAATTTTTTGTGGATGTGGTGCGACTGGCAAAAAAGTACGGCTTTATGGTGATTAGCGACTTTGCCTATGGGGACGTCGCGTTTGATGGGTACCAGCCGCCGAGTTTCCTTTCCGCGCCGGGGGCCAAGGATGTAGGCGTGGAATTTACCACCATGAGCAAAGGGTACAACATGGCGGGCTGGCGGGTCGGCTTTTGCAGCGGCAATGCCGAAATGGTCCGCGCCCTGGGGACCATCAAAACCTATTACGACTACGGCATGTTCACCGCCATTCAAATCGCCGCCATCGTCGCGCTGCGGCATACCGATGCCGCCGTCGAAGGCCAAAGTAAAATCTACCAGCACCGCCGCGATGTCCTGGCCGACGGCCTCCGCCGCCACGGTTGGGAGATCAACCTCCCCCGCGCGGGAATGTTTATTTGGGCCAAAGTCCCCGAGCCCTGGGCGTCGCAGATGAACACGATGGACTTCGCTGGCAAGCTACTCGACGAAGGCCACGTCGCCGTCAGCCCGGGAAGCGGCTTTGGCCCGGCGGGCGAGGGCTATTTGCGGTTGGCCCTGGTGGAAAACGAAAACCGCCTACGCCAGGCGGCGCGGCAAATCGGCCGGTGCCTGCTGGGGGAAAAAGCGGCCAGCGTGGGAGCGAATCAGGGAGAGTAG
- a CDS encoding BamA/TamA family outer membrane protein, whose amino-acid sequence MMRHGKALGLLALSWFALGCQINFASGQGLAGSGPALTNPAAGTAVGSPAGTFPANLPPPVETIATPRAAPGGNAAANAVPAPIAGTDRVIEVRIEGASNVGTLPKMSTRAGTLYDPKTIEDDVRALDRTRKFVSIKPRYQTLQDGLLVTFQVVERPLLRYVKFIGMQKIGESTLKKQAELKVGDALDPHRVEEARRTLENYYHEKGFVEAYVSVVEGNKVGDKGAVFVINEGNRQKVWWTQYVGNTIATDARLNTQIQSKPGILWIGGHVDRNKIDDDIKTLTEYYRSLGFFQARISRELDVSPSGWLTLTFIIHEGPRYKVRNFSVIGNEKFNQAELLSKLQEQSGEYFDQAKLNADINAIRDLYGGQGHIFCDIDAETRFLETPGELDIVFSIKEGAVYRVGQILVDIRGSSGESSHSRERTVLNRISLRPGDIVDTRLIRADEIRLKRSGLFNNDPTKGAPPQIVVTPPEGLDEEARELARKNTSTNRNGKSRFQSPDVPTVTVIIRGTAVDAVPGTPPATVNPPAQPELRLPYHNLPLEAVPYPVTPNDAAPIPAAPSTATPSPAASHPTSRPTFWRANYTPAESTPRPSAMTPLAPSAALHPDRPRINRDFTVPDTALQRTVTPPTQTVVRFQSPDNTRWAANSTTPASTNSGIPPASPSTAYVPSNAYIPSSTVGVDRWSTPATPNANYVASGSMPYQQSATGFTPSGIMPDAYPQAGSTTGYAAQPAFYTAATNTTGQYPVQPTQYLADPATESFVGQPSGGNLTVPGYAPGTAVAPSGIAPTDPSASPWSPAINANGQPLVGGIGQPNGVPGQGAGILPQPSEPINPQQPWQVVPEGGFVDLTGIVTETQTGRLMFGVGVNSNAGVIGNIVLDEQNFDIWRPATSWNDFVSGRAWRGAGQRFRLEAAPGSQVSRYTISFQEPYLWDSPVALSMSGFYFQRGYRDWYEERVGGRFGFAYQIPYRPDLSIGTKFRIENINISNPRVTTVPELNEVVGHNDLYGFGINLAHDTRDSPFLPTEGWFAQYEVEYVTGSFDYPRATVEMRKYFTLTQRADGSGRQVLAIGGDFGISGNDTPIYDNFFIGGFSTLRGFRFRGASPRVNDVIVGGPLQLVGTVEYMVPITADDSLRAVAFCDFGTVEQDYTINSQNFRVALGGGLRISVPALGPAPIALDFATVVNDAAGDQTQVFTFFVGLGR is encoded by the coding sequence ATGATGCGTCATGGCAAAGCACTGGGCCTGCTGGCTTTAAGCTGGTTTGCGCTTGGATGCCAAATAAATTTCGCCAGCGGCCAGGGATTGGCCGGCAGCGGCCCGGCATTGACCAACCCCGCGGCGGGGACCGCCGTTGGGTCACCCGCCGGGACGTTTCCGGCAAATTTGCCCCCTCCGGTGGAGACCATCGCCACGCCGCGCGCTGCGCCTGGCGGTAATGCCGCCGCCAACGCCGTCCCGGCCCCCATTGCCGGAACCGACCGCGTGATCGAGGTCCGCATCGAAGGGGCCAGCAATGTGGGCACCCTACCCAAGATGTCCACCCGGGCGGGGACGCTGTACGATCCCAAGACGATCGAGGATGACGTACGGGCACTGGACCGGACGCGAAAATTTGTTTCGATCAAGCCCCGTTACCAAACCCTGCAAGATGGTCTGCTGGTGACCTTTCAGGTGGTGGAGCGGCCTCTCTTGCGCTATGTAAAATTCATCGGTATGCAAAAGATCGGTGAAAGCACGCTTAAAAAGCAAGCCGAGCTTAAAGTGGGGGACGCGCTTGATCCGCATCGGGTGGAGGAAGCCCGCCGCACCCTGGAAAATTACTACCACGAAAAAGGTTTTGTCGAGGCGTACGTGAGCGTGGTGGAGGGAAACAAAGTCGGCGACAAAGGGGCGGTCTTTGTCATAAACGAGGGGAACCGCCAAAAGGTGTGGTGGACGCAGTACGTGGGGAACACCATCGCCACCGACGCCCGGCTGAATACGCAAATCCAGTCCAAGCCTGGCATCCTTTGGATTGGCGGGCATGTCGATCGCAACAAGATTGACGACGATATCAAGACCCTGACCGAGTACTACCGCAGCTTGGGCTTCTTTCAGGCGCGGATCAGCCGCGAGCTAGATGTCAGCCCCAGCGGCTGGCTCACGCTGACGTTTATCATCCACGAAGGCCCGCGCTATAAAGTGCGAAATTTCTCGGTGATTGGCAACGAAAAATTCAATCAAGCCGAATTGCTCTCCAAATTGCAGGAACAAAGCGGCGAGTACTTTGACCAGGCCAAGCTGAACGCCGACATTAACGCCATTCGCGATTTGTACGGCGGACAGGGGCACATCTTTTGCGATATCGACGCCGAGACGCGTTTTTTGGAAACACCGGGCGAGCTGGACATTGTCTTTAGCATCAAGGAAGGGGCCGTTTACCGCGTTGGCCAGATTTTGGTCGATATTCGCGGCTCGTCGGGAGAATCCTCCCACTCGCGCGAGCGCACGGTGCTCAACCGGATTTCGCTGCGGCCGGGGGATATCGTCGATACGCGGCTCATTCGCGCGGACGAAATTCGCCTGAAACGGAGCGGCCTGTTTAATAACGATCCGACCAAGGGCGCCCCGCCGCAAATCGTGGTAACGCCCCCCGAGGGCTTGGACGAGGAAGCACGCGAACTCGCCCGCAAAAACACCTCGACCAATCGCAACGGCAAATCCCGATTTCAAAGCCCGGACGTTCCCACCGTTACGGTGATCATTCGCGGGACCGCCGTGGATGCTGTTCCCGGCACGCCCCCCGCCACGGTCAACCCACCAGCGCAACCAGAACTGCGACTACCATATCACAATCTCCCGCTAGAGGCAGTCCCCTATCCCGTAACGCCGAACGATGCCGCTCCTATTCCCGCCGCTCCTAGCACCGCTACTCCCTCCCCCGCGGCATCGCATCCTACCAGTCGGCCCACGTTTTGGCGGGCAAATTACACGCCGGCGGAATCCACCCCGCGCCCATCGGCAATGACCCCGCTCGCTCCTTCCGCGGCACTCCATCCTGACCGCCCTCGGATCAATCGGGACTTTACCGTGCCGGATACCGCGCTCCAGCGCACGGTCACGCCCCCGACACAAACTGTCGTTCGCTTTCAAAGTCCAGACAACACACGCTGGGCCGCAAATTCCACTACTCCGGCAAGTACCAACAGCGGTATCCCCCCTGCCAGCCCTAGCACCGCTTACGTTCCCAGTAACGCCTATATTCCCAGTAGCACTGTCGGTGTGGATCGCTGGAGCACCCCCGCCACACCCAATGCCAATTATGTAGCCAGCGGTAGTATGCCATACCAGCAATCCGCAACTGGCTTTACCCCCAGTGGCATTATGCCCGATGCTTACCCCCAGGCGGGATCAACCACCGGTTATGCGGCGCAGCCCGCGTTTTACACCGCCGCGACAAATACCACAGGACAATATCCTGTTCAGCCTACGCAGTACTTAGCCGATCCCGCGACTGAAAGCTTTGTCGGGCAGCCCTCCGGAGGCAACCTGACCGTGCCGGGCTATGCCCCGGGAACCGCAGTGGCCCCCAGCGGCATTGCCCCCACCGACCCTAGCGCCAGTCCCTGGTCCCCGGCCATTAATGCCAACGGCCAACCACTTGTCGGCGGCATAGGACAACCAAATGGGGTGCCAGGCCAGGGGGCGGGGATTCTGCCCCAGCCGAGCGAACCAATCAATCCCCAACAACCCTGGCAAGTGGTTCCAGAAGGCGGGTTTGTCGATTTAACGGGAATCGTCACCGAAACCCAGACCGGCCGGCTAATGTTTGGCGTGGGCGTGAATTCCAATGCGGGTGTCATTGGCAATATCGTGCTGGACGAGCAAAACTTTGACATTTGGCGTCCCGCCACTAGTTGGAACGATTTTGTCTCGGGCCGGGCATGGCGCGGCGCGGGACAGCGCTTTCGCCTCGAGGCCGCTCCCGGCAGTCAAGTCAGCCGCTATACCATCAGCTTTCAAGAGCCTTATCTGTGGGATTCGCCGGTAGCGCTCTCCATGAGCGGCTTTTACTTTCAGCGCGGCTATCGCGACTGGTACGAAGAACGCGTGGGGGGGCGATTTGGCTTTGCTTATCAGATTCCCTACCGCCCGGATTTGTCCATCGGCACCAAATTTCGGATCGAAAACATTAACATTTCCAACCCGCGCGTCACGACGGTTCCGGAACTGAATGAAGTCGTCGGCCATAATGACCTATACGGCTTTGGGATCAATCTGGCCCATGATACGCGTGATAGCCCGTTTTTACCCACGGAAGGATGGTTCGCCCAGTATGAGGTAGAGTACGTGACCGGGTCATTTGATTACCCGCGGGCAACGGTCGAAATGCGCAAATATTTTACGCTGACACAGCGGGCGGATGGATCGGGCCGTCAGGTGCTGGCGATTGGCGGGGACTTTGGAATCTCGGGAAATGACACGCCGATTTACGACAACTTTTTTATCGGGGGTTTTTCGACACTCCGCGGGTTTCGCTTTCGCGGGGCCTCGCCGCGGGTTAACGACGTGATTGTCGGTGGGCCGCTGCAACTGGTCGGCACGGTGGAATACATGGTCCCAATCACTGCCGATGATTCCTTGCGGGCGGTGGCGTTTTGTGACTTTGGCACGGTCGAGCAGGATTACACGATCAATTCCCAGAACTTTCGCGTCGCCCTGGGGGGTGGGCTAAGAATTTCCGTCCCGGCGCTAGGCCCCGCCCCGATCGCGCTGGACTTTGCCACGGTCGTCAACGACGCCGCCGGGGATCAAACCCAGGTCTTTACATTCTTTGTCGGTCTGGGAAGGTAG
- a CDS encoding glycosyltransferase, producing the protein MRVLHFSTADQHGGAAKVAFRLHQSLKQYGHASRMIVRDKQSSDDSVVAAAISPVLATWHKFLRHLPGWGTPQTKFTFNHDRQIGVDLDRTLAAQRGQVDVVFLHWITRFLSSGQIRQLASRLGVPLFWHLLDQEPLTGGCHYSFGCQGFTVNCGNCPLLAEPSPNDVSRQVWQQKQRHLADLPLTIIAPTRWAAEKARASSLFGGHRIAEIPLPLDTTVFIPADRQQAREQLGLPLDKRLVLFGASYLDEPRKGGAKLIAALHQLRGIMTQEKCSAGCTAEDVELVIIGQRGEFLARHCPFPSRLVGSLRDGPELARAYQAADLFVCPSIEDAGPMMISESLLCGTPVVAFDTGVAGEVVHTGQTGYLAGDFAPRDLARGIFTVLADPQPARLAQNARRIAFARHEPRGIIAQYEELYASVLAETLPRNTLAARRAA; encoded by the coding sequence ATGCGCGTGCTGCATTTTTCGACGGCTGACCAGCATGGCGGAGCCGCCAAGGTCGCGTTTCGCCTGCATCAATCTCTAAAGCAGTACGGCCATGCCTCACGAATGATCGTGCGGGATAAACAATCCTCCGATGACAGCGTGGTCGCCGCCGCCATCTCGCCAGTGTTGGCCACTTGGCACAAATTTCTGCGTCATCTTCCCGGCTGGGGGACGCCCCAGACCAAGTTTACCTTTAACCATGACCGCCAGATTGGCGTCGACCTGGACCGTACGCTAGCTGCGCAGCGGGGACAGGTGGACGTGGTCTTTTTGCACTGGATCACCCGTTTTTTGTCTTCCGGGCAAATCCGCCAACTGGCATCCCGTCTGGGCGTGCCCCTCTTTTGGCATTTGCTGGACCAAGAGCCGCTAACAGGGGGATGTCATTACTCTTTTGGCTGTCAGGGATTTACCGTCAACTGTGGGAATTGTCCCTTGTTGGCGGAGCCTTCTCCGAATGACGTATCACGGCAAGTATGGCAACAAAAGCAGCGGCACTTGGCCGATTTGCCCCTGACCATCATTGCCCCCACGCGTTGGGCGGCGGAGAAAGCCCGTGCCAGTTCGCTATTTGGGGGTCACCGGATCGCGGAAATCCCCCTGCCATTGGATACCACGGTCTTTATCCCGGCGGATCGCCAGCAAGCGCGGGAACAGTTGGGCCTGCCATTGGATAAGCGCTTGGTGCTATTTGGCGCGTCATATTTGGATGAGCCGCGCAAGGGGGGGGCCAAGCTAATCGCGGCCCTGCATCAATTGCGTGGGATTATGACACAGGAAAAATGCTCCGCCGGCTGCACAGCGGAAGATGTGGAATTGGTGATTATCGGTCAGAGGGGAGAATTTTTGGCCCGGCATTGTCCCTTTCCCTCGCGGTTAGTTGGAAGCTTGCGGGATGGACCAGAACTAGCGCGGGCGTATCAGGCGGCGGATTTGTTTGTCTGCCCGTCGATAGAGGATGCCGGACCCATGATGATTAGCGAGTCGCTGTTATGCGGAACGCCGGTGGTGGCATTTGACACAGGCGTGGCGGGGGAAGTGGTGCACACCGGCCAAACGGGCTATTTGGCCGGGGATTTTGCTCCACGGGACCTGGCTCGCGGCATATTCACCGTGCTAGCGGACCCGCAACCCGCGCGGTTAGCCCAAAACGCGCGGCGAATCGCGTTTGCGCGGCATGAACCGCGAGGGATTATCGCTCAATACGAGGAACTGTATGCCAGCGTGCTGGCGGAAACCTTGCCCAGGAACACCCTGGCCGCGCGTCGGGCGGCTTGA
- a CDS encoding GNAT family N-acetyltransferase, with protein sequence MPPSLPTTAPLPLEPRAWDSRHFGWQVGRITAAELSDAELANLLTAMRAGGFALVYWPTRADRVPAEKILAEFAGQLVDCKTTFSMTLPRVAAIASTSPTPEQQLTPGANFNQTIWAAGGLYYVKSYPQLFPCEDLYQLAVAAGQCSRFAVDANIPVDKFQELYKIWIERSVKGELANAVLAAYRADSAQPRGIVTISVKEAVGQIDLIAVAESERGRGLGQLLLTAAEQWMLGQSCHTASVVTQRHNLPACRLYEKHGFSLAKRENYYHFWPLQKMRSATISTARQRPTTTPLVSDLNLSGWSGQRVA encoded by the coding sequence ATGCCACCATCCCTGCCAACCACCGCCCCACTGCCGCTAGAGCCACGCGCGTGGGATTCGCGCCATTTTGGCTGGCAAGTCGGACGGATCACTGCCGCCGAGCTAAGCGACGCCGAATTAGCGAATTTGCTCACCGCCATGCGGGCGGGGGGCTTTGCGCTCGTGTATTGGCCAACGCGGGCGGACCGTGTCCCGGCTGAAAAAATCCTGGCCGAGTTCGCCGGGCAACTGGTTGATTGCAAGACAACCTTTAGCATGACCCTGCCGCGCGTCGCGGCGATCGCGTCCACGTCTCCTACCCCGGAGCAACAACTGACGCCCGGAGCCAATTTTAACCAGACCATTTGGGCGGCGGGGGGGCTATATTATGTCAAGAGCTACCCCCAGCTTTTCCCTTGCGAAGACTTGTACCAGTTGGCGGTGGCGGCGGGGCAATGCAGCCGGTTCGCCGTGGATGCCAACATTCCCGTCGATAAATTTCAAGAACTATACAAAATTTGGATCGAACGGAGCGTCAAGGGCGAATTGGCCAATGCCGTCCTCGCCGCTTATCGGGCGGATAGCGCCCAGCCGCGCGGTATCGTGACCATCTCCGTCAAGGAAGCCGTGGGGCAGATCGACTTGATCGCCGTGGCCGAGTCCGAACGGGGACGCGGCCTGGGACAACTGCTGCTTACCGCCGCCGAGCAATGGATGCTGGGTCAATCCTGCCACACCGCCAGCGTGGTCACGCAGCGGCATAACCTGCCCGCCTGCCGTTTGTACGAAAAACATGGCTTTTCCCTGGCCAAGCGGGAAAATTACTACCATTTTTGGCCACTCCAAAAAATGCGCTCCGCGACAATTTCCACCGCACGACAAAGGCCTACCACCACCCCTTTGGTCAGCGATCTAAATTTGTCCGGCTGGTCCGGCCAGCGCGTGGCATAA